A genomic window from Cytobacillus suaedae includes:
- a CDS encoding mechanosensitive ion channel — translation MLVNITTSKLTKEWNETLQMIEWMDILMFILYVGVILIIRSCILFVTKKMKNSNRKVFIHMDALVRTIINWLTTYGILLFMLFYFSESDWMFKEFVSIGKVQVTVFLTIIAILIISLANRASKVITKYVLPSIYDRYQLDRGVQFTFDRIFHYSIMVVAFIVSLTTVGINLSALTVFAGVVGVGIGFGLQNIASNFISGIILLFERPIKVGDRVIVNDVIGDVEKINMRATIIKTLDNEHMIVPNSYFLEEQVVNRSHSDPKLRLVIPIGVAYGTDVEKVRELLLQVARDEQAISDVVLLEPEPFVNFVGFGSSSLDFELFVWIANPNHVIHTKSNINFRINKILADHQIEIPFPQRDLHIRSIDSKVLEK, via the coding sequence ATGCTTGTAAACATTACTACTAGTAAATTAACGAAAGAATGGAACGAGACTTTACAGATGATTGAATGGATGGACATCCTTATGTTCATTTTATATGTTGGAGTTATTTTAATTATTCGTTCGTGTATTTTGTTTGTTACAAAAAAAATGAAGAATAGTAATCGCAAAGTCTTCATCCATATGGACGCATTGGTACGAACTATCATAAATTGGCTTACAACTTATGGAATCTTACTTTTTATGCTGTTTTATTTTTCAGAATCAGACTGGATGTTTAAAGAGTTTGTTTCAATTGGGAAAGTGCAGGTCACTGTCTTTTTAACGATTATTGCAATCTTAATTATTTCACTTGCGAATCGTGCATCAAAGGTGATTACCAAGTATGTATTACCAAGTATCTATGACCGGTATCAACTAGACCGGGGTGTTCAATTTACATTTGACCGGATTTTTCACTACAGTATCATGGTTGTCGCATTTATTGTCAGTTTAACTACGGTTGGAATTAACTTAAGTGCGTTAACTGTGTTTGCAGGAGTAGTAGGAGTCGGGATTGGATTTGGGCTGCAAAATATTGCTTCAAACTTTATCTCGGGAATTATTTTGCTATTTGAACGGCCTATCAAAGTAGGTGATCGTGTCATTGTAAATGATGTGATCGGAGATGTAGAAAAGATTAACATGAGAGCGACTATCATAAAAACACTAGATAATGAACATATGATTGTTCCGAACTCATATTTTCTTGAAGAGCAGGTTGTCAATCGATCGCATAGTGATCCTAAATTACGTCTAGTTATTCCAATTGGAGTTGCTTATGGAACGGATGTAGAAAAGGTGAGGGAGCTTTTATTACAAGTGGCAAGAGATGAGCAAGCTATTTCAGATGTGGTCCTACTAGAACCAGAACCGTTTGTGAACTTCGTAGGATTTGGTAGTTCATCATTAGATTTTGAGCTGTTTGTCTGGATTGCGAATCCAAACCACGTGATCCATACCAAGAGTAATATCAATTTTCGAATCAACAAAATATTAGCTGATCACCAAATTGAAATTCCATTTCCACAACGAGACTTACACATTCGGAGCATTGACTCCAAGGTATTAGAAAAATAA
- a CDS encoding M3 family oligoendopeptidase, translated as MRFSEFPYERPSIEKVTTEISELITKFKDATSAEAQCTLVKKINNIRLEFDSVQTIAHVRHTLDTTDEFYEEEYSFFNKNLPHYTDAETQFFQALLDTPFRSELETAFGKQFFKVAESKVKTFSPEVMELLGEENRLTSEYQKLIASATVLFNGEELTLSKIEKFVLGQDRDTRKRAIETKFDYFASKREVYDELFDDLVKVRHDIATKLGFTSFTDLAYLRWARSGWDKESAAAFRENVRKYLVPLVSKIVEDQRQRLGVDKVKVYDEKVQFESGNPVPQGDADWIVEQGRQLYSELSEDTKNFYNEMTEKGLFDLLNKKGKANIGYCTYFAKEKVPFVFANFNGSSNDVRVLVHEVGHAFQAYSTLKTQEVPEYFFPTMEGSEIFSMSMEFFIFPWANLFFKEDADKHRFFHLVDSLIKLPKMCVGDEFQEEVYANPTLTSEERRQLWSRLEKKYMPYRDNDQITHLEEGGSWHEIPHIYEVPFYYLDYALAQVCAIQLWDKANADWDHAWDTYVRLCKIGGSKSFTELLEEGQLSSPFEEQTFINLRSFLDSKIESLKVPV; from the coding sequence ATGAGGTTTTCTGAATTTCCTTATGAAAGACCAAGTATTGAAAAAGTCACAACAGAAATAAGTGAGTTAATTACTAAGTTTAAAGATGCAACGAGTGCAGAAGCACAATGTACGCTTGTAAAAAAAATTAATAACATCAGATTAGAGTTTGATTCAGTTCAGACGATTGCACATGTTCGACATACACTGGATACCACAGATGAGTTTTATGAAGAGGAATATAGTTTTTTTAATAAAAACCTTCCACACTACACGGATGCTGAAACGCAGTTTTTTCAAGCACTACTTGATACACCTTTTCGAAGTGAATTAGAAACTGCATTTGGTAAGCAGTTCTTCAAAGTCGCAGAATCTAAGGTTAAAACATTTTCTCCAGAGGTGATGGAGCTTTTAGGAGAAGAAAATCGGTTAACGAGTGAATATCAAAAGCTTATTGCTTCAGCTACGGTCTTATTTAACGGGGAGGAGCTAACCCTTTCTAAGATTGAAAAGTTTGTGCTAGGCCAAGATCGAGATACTAGAAAACGTGCAATCGAGACGAAATTCGACTACTTCGCTTCAAAAAGAGAGGTGTATGATGAGCTATTTGATGATCTCGTAAAGGTGAGACATGACATTGCTACAAAGCTTGGTTTTACTTCTTTTACAGACTTAGCGTATTTAAGATGGGCTCGTTCTGGTTGGGATAAAGAATCGGCTGCAGCTTTCCGGGAGAATGTTCGAAAATATCTAGTACCCCTTGTTTCTAAGATAGTAGAGGATCAGAGACAACGTTTAGGAGTAGATAAGGTTAAGGTTTATGATGAAAAAGTCCAGTTTGAAAGTGGGAATCCAGTTCCACAGGGTGATGCTGACTGGATTGTTGAACAGGGAAGACAATTGTACAGTGAACTATCCGAAGATACGAAGAATTTTTATAATGAAATGACGGAAAAAGGGCTGTTTGACTTACTCAATAAGAAAGGCAAAGCAAACATTGGTTATTGTACGTATTTCGCAAAGGAAAAAGTACCGTTTGTGTTTGCGAACTTTAATGGGTCGTCAAATGATGTAAGAGTTCTTGTTCATGAAGTGGGGCATGCCTTCCAAGCGTACTCAACACTTAAAACTCAGGAAGTTCCAGAATACTTCTTCCCAACAATGGAGGGGTCTGAAATCTTCTCTATGAGTATGGAGTTTTTTATCTTTCCATGGGCTAACCTCTTTTTCAAGGAAGATGCAGATAAGCACCGATTCTTCCACTTGGTAGATTCGCTTATAAAACTTCCTAAAATGTGTGTAGGTGACGAGTTCCAGGAAGAAGTGTATGCCAATCCTACGTTAACCTCAGAGGAAAGAAGACAGCTGTGGTCTAGACTAGAGAAAAAATATATGCCATACCGTGACAACGATCAAATCACCCATTTAGAAGAGGGCGGATCATGGCACGAAATCCCACATATCTATGAGGTTCCGTTTTATTATCTTGATTATGCTTTGGCACAGGTTTGTGCGATACAACTTTGGGATAAGGCTAACGCAGATTGGGACCATGCTTGGGATACGTATGTAAGGCTATGTAAGATTGGTGGAAGTAAGTCGTTCACTGAACTATTAGAAGAAGGGCAATTATCTTCACCTTTTGAAGAGCAAACGTTTATCAATTTAAGGAGTTTTCTAGATAGCAAGATTGAGAGTTTGAAGGTCCCTGTTTAA
- a CDS encoding DUF4359 domain-containing protein, with protein MKRSYLMIGVLLALVIILVITNPKQEEYVNWATKQISEDKGILLRLGADHLARPVIHSATETTNFVLFSVYKTAMPHKEENVTTIGFLNQFITTK; from the coding sequence TTGAAAAGAAGTTATCTCATGATAGGTGTTCTACTAGCATTAGTTATTATTCTAGTTATTACAAATCCAAAACAAGAGGAATATGTCAATTGGGCAACAAAGCAAATTTCAGAGGATAAAGGCATTCTATTACGTTTAGGCGCAGACCACCTTGCTAGACCAGTTATTCATTCAGCAACCGAAACAACAAACTTTGTTCTATTCTCTGTTTACAAAACAGCGATGCCACATAAAGAAGAAAATGTCACAACAATCGGTTTCCTAAACCAATTCATAACAACAAAATAA
- a CDS encoding AAA family ATPase — protein sequence MKLDRDSQYIREIGLKRDQIPSFNQFPFKLPVIQHFEDILLHPNVTYIIGENGMGKSTLLEAIAIALGFNPEGGSLNFRFSSYDSHSNLDEYLRVIKGVNRAEDSFFFRAETFYNVATNIEDMDKEPFGGGKVIDSFGGKSLHEQSHGESFFAAFTERFRGNGLYILDEPEAALSPLRQLSLLARINELINQGSQFIISTHSPIIMAYPDAKIIQLTEEGMAELQLEDTYHYSIMKQFFDNRDRLLQHLFD from the coding sequence ATGAAATTAGATAGAGATTCACAATACATTAGAGAAATTGGACTGAAAAGGGATCAAATACCTTCCTTTAATCAATTTCCTTTTAAACTTCCAGTGATCCAACACTTTGAAGATATTCTTCTTCATCCAAATGTGACTTACATCATTGGTGAAAATGGAATGGGGAAATCTACGTTGCTAGAGGCAATTGCCATCGCATTAGGGTTTAACCCTGAGGGAGGATCATTAAACTTTCGATTTTCAAGCTATGACTCACACTCAAACTTAGACGAATATCTTCGCGTCATAAAAGGAGTAAATAGAGCAGAAGACAGCTTTTTCTTTCGAGCAGAAACATTTTACAATGTGGCCACAAATATTGAGGACATGGATAAGGAACCATTTGGTGGTGGGAAAGTGATTGATTCTTTCGGTGGAAAATCACTTCATGAACAATCTCATGGTGAATCCTTTTTTGCTGCCTTTACGGAACGATTCCGTGGAAATGGGCTGTACATCTTAGATGAGCCTGAAGCAGCACTATCGCCTTTAAGGCAGCTATCGTTATTAGCAAGGATTAATGAACTAATTAACCAAGGATCACAATTCATTATCTCAACGCACTCACCTATTATCATGGCCTATCCCGATGCAAAAATTATTCAACTAACAGAAGAAGGAATGGCCGAATTACAATTGGAGGATACCTATCATTACTCCATTATGAAACAATTCTTCGACAACCGGGATAGACTCCTACAACATCTATTTGACTAA
- a CDS encoding HAD-IB family hydrolase → MAIVTVDFDGTLYQGNSFKVMFQVGKKQFTMKQWSILFSGLVKAGAVGLANGKNAFRHQFFKAFAKTFKGKTTSELEAFFQELVDVGKADVHQSLVLQIQKHQQNGDTVILLSGALQPFLKAFAKELQLDVHIISTELLFDQKNLCTGEIGQIINGDEKVNKLQAWLEEKSLITQPSKEIWAYADSESDIPLLHYVTHPVVVNPKDDMKKIAQQNKWTIFAS, encoded by the coding sequence GTGGCAATTGTGACAGTAGACTTTGATGGGACCCTTTATCAAGGAAACTCATTCAAAGTGATGTTTCAAGTTGGGAAAAAGCAATTTACGATGAAACAATGGAGCATCCTCTTTTCGGGACTGGTAAAGGCAGGTGCTGTAGGGCTAGCGAATGGAAAAAATGCTTTTCGCCATCAGTTTTTCAAAGCATTTGCAAAGACGTTCAAGGGAAAGACAACGAGTGAATTAGAAGCCTTTTTTCAAGAACTTGTTGATGTTGGCAAAGCTGACGTACACCAGTCACTTGTGCTCCAAATTCAGAAACATCAACAAAATGGAGATACGGTCATCCTATTATCTGGTGCACTCCAACCATTTCTAAAGGCATTTGCAAAAGAACTACAACTAGATGTACATATTATCAGCACCGAATTATTATTTGACCAAAAAAACCTATGTACTGGAGAAATTGGTCAGATTATTAATGGCGATGAAAAAGTAAATAAACTACAAGCATGGTTAGAAGAGAAATCCTTGATAACACAACCATCGAAAGAAATTTGGGCATATGCGGATAGCGAAAGTGACATTCCTTTATTGCACTATGTTACCCATCCAGTTGTAGTCAATCCAAAAGACGACATGAAAAAAATTGCCCAACAAAACAAATGGACAATCTTCGCATCCTAA
- a CDS encoding DUF421 domain-containing protein, with amino-acid sequence MTILEMVIRTTVGFITLYILCRVLNKKLIAQMTFFDFVAGITIGSVVASSMLMKDVPVYIGMIGLVLFCLYTFLSSIVAMKSLVGRKILEDEPTYLIKNGQVYEEGLKKVRLTMDSLLTGLRKKGFFYIDQVETAFLETDGTISAMAKPAYMNVTQKDINNIQMSRGTTQAFIIDGQVLKNSLSMLGKDMNWVQQVLTNNNITNIKDVFYAQIDEVGNVYIDKRNDNIGVPTES; translated from the coding sequence ATGACAATTTTAGAAATGGTAATACGAACAACGGTTGGGTTCATAACACTCTACATTTTATGTCGTGTGTTAAACAAGAAGCTTATTGCACAAATGACTTTTTTTGATTTTGTAGCTGGGATAACCATTGGGTCTGTTGTTGCAAGTTCGATGTTAATGAAAGATGTTCCAGTCTATATAGGGATGATCGGATTGGTATTGTTCTGTTTATATACATTCCTTAGTAGTATTGTGGCTATGAAAAGTTTAGTTGGTAGAAAAATTTTAGAGGATGAACCTACGTATCTTATTAAAAATGGACAGGTTTATGAAGAAGGGCTAAAAAAAGTAAGACTAACAATGGATAGCCTATTAACTGGTTTACGTAAGAAGGGTTTCTTTTATATTGACCAAGTCGAAACGGCATTTCTTGAAACAGATGGTACCATTAGTGCCATGGCCAAACCTGCATACATGAACGTAACACAAAAAGATATAAATAACATTCAAATGAGTAGAGGGACCACCCAGGCTTTTATTATTGATGGCCAGGTTCTCAAAAATAGTTTGAGTATGCTAGGAAAAGACATGAATTGGGTACAGCAAGTCTTAACCAATAATAACATCACTAATATTAAAGACGTCTTTTATGCCCAAATAGATGAAGTAGGAAATGTATATATAGATAAACGGAATGATAATATTGGTGTGCCAACTGAATCCTAA
- a CDS encoding nitroreductase family protein, which yields MLLLATENNNQILNVKDAIVSRHSIRKFVQEPIPKEDIDRIFELVRLSPSAWNLQPWRFHIVTDTGLKEALKDAAYGQQQVTSAPAVVLVISDMEDVIANLPETVHPGLSAERKQEEVANLSSFFNGMSVEERGQWGLTQANIALGILLTALQGYGYSSVPMLGFDQEKVKDIIGLPDHVKFAAMVPFGIAESEGYEHHRFSLDKIVSYH from the coding sequence ATGTTACTTTTGGCGACAGAGAACAATAATCAAATTTTAAACGTTAAAGATGCAATTGTATCTCGTCACAGTATCAGGAAATTTGTTCAGGAACCGATACCAAAAGAAGACATAGATCGAATTTTTGAGCTTGTTCGATTATCTCCTAGTGCTTGGAACTTGCAACCGTGGCGCTTCCATATTGTAACCGATACCGGGTTAAAAGAAGCCTTAAAGGATGCAGCCTACGGTCAACAACAAGTAACATCTGCACCTGCCGTTGTTCTTGTGATCAGTGATATGGAAGACGTTATCGCAAACTTACCAGAAACAGTTCACCCAGGTTTATCAGCAGAACGAAAACAAGAGGAAGTGGCAAATCTCTCATCATTCTTTAATGGAATGAGTGTTGAAGAAAGAGGTCAATGGGGCCTCACACAAGCCAATATTGCTCTTGGGATATTGTTAACTGCTTTACAAGGATATGGCTATTCGAGTGTACCAATGCTTGGGTTTGATCAAGAAAAGGTAAAAGATATTATAGGTCTACCTGACCATGTGAAATTTGCTGCAATGGTACCATTTGGTATTGCAGAATCTGAAGGATATGAGCATCACCGTTTTTCATTAGATAAAATTGTTTCATATCACTGA
- a CDS encoding alpha/beta fold hydrolase, which yields MEEAFINFRGINIYTKTIGSGEPLVFLHGGPGGDHRYFLPHLEDLANHFQLVFYDQAGCGKSGPLPDESYSMDTEVELLEELRKSLGFHKLNLIGESWGSMLSLLYASKYPTHVGKIFMTAAVGATKDAYLQFGKEIERRLTDEEKQLLNELSTKLSKGEVEVSEIFNIIDPFYVFSRETLGKRTPTNSNAAVNRIIGQDIIENYDVSKYAHVLKEIPILVAQGEHDLITPSMLEDTLVSYIPHIQVKGIKECGHWSVVEKPGELMSLVKEFLQ from the coding sequence ATGGAAGAAGCGTTTATTAATTTTAGAGGGATTAACATCTATACAAAAACCATTGGGAGTGGGGAGCCTCTTGTCTTTTTGCATGGTGGTCCAGGAGGGGATCATCGCTACTTCTTACCTCACTTGGAAGATTTAGCAAACCATTTTCAACTAGTCTTTTATGATCAAGCTGGTTGTGGAAAATCGGGGCCATTACCTGATGAGAGTTATTCAATGGATACGGAAGTGGAGCTACTAGAAGAGCTTCGTAAAAGCTTAGGGTTTCATAAGTTAAACTTAATTGGAGAGTCTTGGGGATCGATGCTCTCCTTATTGTACGCTAGTAAGTATCCTACCCATGTAGGTAAAATTTTTATGACGGCAGCAGTTGGTGCAACGAAGGATGCTTACTTACAGTTTGGAAAAGAGATTGAGAGACGATTAACGGACGAAGAAAAACAGTTGCTTAACGAGTTATCGACTAAGTTATCTAAAGGAGAAGTTGAGGTTAGCGAAATTTTTAATATCATTGACCCTTTTTATGTGTTTTCACGAGAAACTTTAGGTAAACGCACCCCAACAAATAGCAATGCTGCTGTTAATCGAATCATAGGTCAAGATATTATTGAAAATTATGATGTATCTAAGTATGCTCATGTATTGAAGGAGATTCCAATTCTGGTCGCACAAGGTGAACATGATCTAATTACACCATCCATGTTAGAGGATACCCTTGTTTCCTATATCCCTCATATACAAGTGAAGGGAATTAAGGAGTGTGGTCATTGGTCTGTTGTTGAGAAGCCGGGGGAATTGATGAGTTTAGTTAAAGAGTTTCTTCAATAA
- a CDS encoding PadR family transcriptional regulator yields the protein MTKLIVLGLLRNKEMHGYEIQTIIQESRMDRWSNVLSGSIYYALNKMENEQIIEVVKEERTGARIRKIYKITENGEQQYQQLLRENLKLQPHSLKSDFMLSLAMIQQLPKDEARSILEENLAQLNKLKAEWQLAKQAKADTSVYNPIMEYSFDNNLQVINADIELVTKTLEYLSKNI from the coding sequence ATGACAAAGTTAATCGTTCTTGGCTTATTACGTAACAAGGAAATGCATGGTTATGAAATCCAAACAATTATTCAAGAGAGTAGAATGGATCGATGGTCCAATGTGCTGTCAGGCTCAATATATTACGCACTTAACAAGATGGAGAATGAACAAATCATTGAAGTTGTGAAAGAAGAGCGAACCGGTGCTAGAATTAGAAAGATTTATAAAATCACAGAAAACGGTGAGCAACAATATCAGCAGCTACTTAGAGAAAACTTAAAATTACAGCCACATTCCTTAAAATCAGATTTCATGCTATCACTGGCAATGATACAACAATTACCTAAAGATGAAGCACGTAGCATTCTAGAGGAAAACTTAGCACAATTAAACAAACTAAAAGCTGAATGGCAATTGGCTAAGCAAGCAAAGGCAGACACTTCCGTCTATAATCCTATTATGGAGTATTCGTTTGATAATAACCTACAAGTAATAAATGCAGATATTGAATTAGTAACTAAAACGCTAGAATATTTATCAAAAAACATATAA
- a CDS encoding alpha/beta hydrolase — translation MNLFVKERPILDNLGHAKENSIVSLEKVKIGGVNQAILIRGENASNPVLFMVHGGPGQSEMYLSHILNGPLEKHFTIVNWDQRGAGKSHTKAVKPTSMNLAQFVSDAEEVIHYVKKKLNKTHEKFYLQGHSFGTILSMLMIQQYPHHFHAYIGLAQNIGLTETLRVSYDFVMKKAKETGNQKAISELESIGKPPFHHFSKGLWKYSVWLEKFGGKMHSRPGREVFKAIFSAPEYGLVDKINFVKGSLFSVKHLHQELLQVDLGKLVTKVDIPIYFFIGKHDYACPFELSEQYFDILQAPSKELLYFEHSAHMPHYEETERYYDLLLYVLKQTQPKNKVD, via the coding sequence ATGAACCTATTTGTAAAAGAAAGACCTATTCTTGATAATCTTGGTCATGCAAAGGAAAACTCGATCGTGTCATTAGAAAAAGTGAAAATTGGCGGTGTGAACCAGGCTATCTTAATAAGAGGAGAAAACGCTAGTAACCCTGTTCTCTTTATGGTCCACGGTGGGCCAGGTCAAAGTGAAATGTATTTATCACATATATTAAATGGTCCTTTGGAAAAGCATTTTACCATTGTCAATTGGGATCAACGTGGAGCAGGAAAATCACACACAAAAGCAGTCAAACCTACTTCTATGAACCTTGCCCAATTTGTTTCTGATGCTGAAGAAGTCATCCACTATGTCAAAAAGAAATTAAACAAAACTCATGAAAAGTTTTATTTACAAGGTCATTCATTTGGTACCATTTTGTCCATGCTCATGATTCAGCAGTATCCACACCATTTCCATGCTTATATCGGACTGGCTCAAAATATTGGCTTGACTGAGACGTTACGCGTTTCCTACGACTTTGTTATGAAAAAGGCAAAGGAAACAGGGAATCAAAAAGCAATTTCTGAATTAGAGTCAATAGGAAAACCCCCTTTCCATCACTTTTCAAAAGGACTTTGGAAATACTCAGTATGGCTTGAAAAGTTTGGTGGGAAGATGCATAGTCGCCCTGGAAGAGAGGTATTTAAAGCCATCTTCTCAGCACCTGAATACGGACTAGTTGATAAAATTAACTTCGTAAAAGGATCTCTTTTTAGTGTAAAACACCTTCACCAAGAACTCTTACAAGTAGACCTAGGGAAACTTGTAACAAAGGTTGATATCCCTATCTACTTCTTCATTGGAAAACATGATTACGCCTGTCCCTTTGAGTTATCTGAACAATACTTTGACATTCTTCAAGCACCAAGTAAGGAATTACTCTACTTTGAGCACTCTGCCCATATGCCACATTACGAAGAAACAGAGCGTTATTATGATTTGCTTTTATATGTTTTAAAACAAACTCAACCTAAAAATAAGGTAGATTGA
- a CDS encoding DnaD domain protein produces MSSNLIINERPLIIIPSLAKAIGLNESIILQQLHYWLQRSKNIRMDRKWVYFTYENLAEQFPFFSVSTIRRVIGKLEEKGLLQSGHFNKMKMDHTKWYSINYEALDGLSTTTLNYEKINNKEANCSMIEDNIFKEDSPSVQNEQKECSNWTDEQVKTNSPIPKSTSKISPKNTLETSTKNDERNDQGNPYRFYEENGFGLIGSFISEKISAWCIDLSDELVVEAMKIAVENSSKKWSYVEAILKDWVDKGYQTVDDVQAARLAGRPKHQKHKVGYQPARKEILPDWFKNRENSSVELDGDINYEEEKKKFLDRRRKYLEKQGNNE; encoded by the coding sequence ATGAGCAGTAATCTAATCATTAATGAAAGACCATTAATCATCATTCCGTCATTAGCAAAAGCAATTGGGTTAAATGAAAGCATCATCCTACAGCAGCTTCATTATTGGTTGCAAAGAAGCAAGAATATCCGAATGGACCGAAAGTGGGTCTACTTTACATATGAAAATTTAGCAGAGCAATTCCCGTTTTTTTCTGTTAGCACAATTCGTAGAGTAATCGGCAAGCTAGAAGAAAAGGGATTACTTCAGTCTGGTCATTTTAATAAGATGAAAATGGATCATACGAAGTGGTATTCCATCAATTACGAAGCACTTGATGGCCTATCTACTACAACTTTGAATTACGAAAAAATCAACAATAAAGAAGCGAATTGTTCAATGATAGAAGATAATATATTCAAAGAGGACAGCCCATCTGTTCAAAATGAGCAGAAGGAGTGTTCAAACTGGACAGACGAGCAGGTCAAAACGAACAGCCCAATACCAAAGAGTACTTCAAAGATTTCTCCAAAGAATACCTTAGAGACTTCAACAAAGAATGATGAACGCAACGATCAGGGTAATCCCTATCGCTTTTACGAGGAAAATGGATTCGGTCTTATTGGTAGCTTTATTTCTGAAAAAATAAGTGCGTGGTGTATCGATCTTTCAGATGAACTAGTTGTAGAAGCAATGAAGATTGCAGTGGAGAACAGCTCGAAAAAATGGAGTTACGTTGAAGCTATTTTAAAAGATTGGGTAGACAAAGGATATCAAACAGTGGACGATGTTCAAGCAGCACGTCTTGCTGGGAGACCGAAGCATCAAAAGCATAAAGTGGGTTACCAACCAGCTCGTAAAGAAATCTTACCAGATTGGTTTAAAAATAGAGAAAACTCCTCAGTTGAACTAGATGGAGATATAAACTATGAAGAAGAGAAGAAGAAATTTCTCGACCGAAGAAGGAAATACCTTGAGAAGCAGGGGAATAATGAGTAA
- a CDS encoding DUF3231 family protein, which translates to MTNIFETVKDFLQMNLDNEPKNPLHVGEVMSCWMYLTLMDEATIYIQIGLNSTNDDEVRQLLKDSLKQCETHGKRFKELMKTEGIHLPPTSEERPQSDPNSVPLGAKLTDEEIMNGLSMKTVTSVLHCASAASQSIRTDLAAAFTHCMLEKMKFGSTLREQMRKRGWIKVPPYYYPPGAPKI; encoded by the coding sequence ATGACAAATATTTTTGAAACAGTAAAAGACTTCTTACAAATGAACTTAGATAATGAACCTAAAAATCCACTTCATGTTGGTGAGGTAATGAGTTGTTGGATGTACCTTACACTAATGGATGAAGCTACTATTTACATTCAAATTGGTCTTAATTCAACAAACGATGACGAAGTGAGGCAACTGTTGAAAGATAGTTTAAAGCAGTGTGAAACTCACGGTAAGCGATTCAAGGAACTTATGAAAACAGAAGGCATTCATCTTCCACCAACAAGTGAAGAGCGTCCACAATCAGATCCAAACTCTGTACCATTGGGTGCAAAACTTACCGATGAAGAGATTATGAATGGATTAAGTATGAAAACTGTTACATCTGTTCTTCATTGTGCAAGTGCTGCCAGCCAATCTATTAGAACTGACTTGGCTGCAGCATTTACACATTGTATGTTAGAAAAAATGAAGTTCGGATCTACTTTAAGAGAACAAATGAGAAAAAGAGGATGGATTAAAGTACCACCCTATTACTATCCACCAGGAGCACCGAAAATTTAG